From the Lactuca sativa cultivar Salinas chromosome 9, Lsat_Salinas_v11, whole genome shotgun sequence genome, the window ATTAAATTGATAAGAATTTAAACAATGACCGAATACATTGTAACAAAACCTAACACTTTCCCATGAATCTAAGGTGTTTGACATGTGAATTTAGGCACGAACTCACATGGGAAGTTTTCCTTAAAGCCACTAAATATTCCCACCACCATTTTGGGTGGCGCCACTCTCTTCCCTTACCtctcaaaaattaaacaaatatatcCAATAATTAATGCCAACAAATAATCTCATTTTTCATTAATTAATGAATAAAATCAATCGTATAAAATGGACAATATCTTTACATTAAATGCCCTAATAAAAATAATTGTAAAAAGATCAAACAATTTTACTGTATCtgagggtaatttagtaatttggcAAGTCGACGGCGACGGACAAAAGCTGTTTCTTCGCCGGATGTGGACTTTCAACTTCTTGCTCGCTCATGAACAGTTGACTTTTCTTCGCACAGTCAACGCTCAAACCCAACTGGAATTCAGGGAACGCGGGTAAGTTTAAGTCAAATCCACGCGGTTGGCTATGGGTGGAGGAGGTGGTCTTCTCGGAGGTTGTGACGCCGCTGGCGGTTGCTCCGGTGCCGGGGTTGTTGCCGTCGTAGTGGCGTCTTTTGTGACCGCCGAGTGCTTGTCCGGTGGGGAAAGTTCTATGGCAGACAGAACACTCGTGGGTTCTTCCACTAGGCTTTAAAACAGAGGAAGCGGAGGCGCTGGCGGTTGTGGTGGCGGAAGTAGACGGGTGGTCTTCGGAGACGTTTTTCCGATGGCTGGCTTTGTGTCCACCGAGTGCTTGGTAAGAAGAGAACCCCTTGTTGCAGACGCTACACTTGTGAGAGACAGACTGATGAAGTGGTGGCAGTGGAGGAGATTGGGCAGCGACAGCGGCAGCGGCGGCGGTGGAGGTGGTATCTGTTCTTCCACGAGAGAGCAACATGAGACAGAAAG encodes:
- the LOC111920562 gene encoding zinc finger protein ZAT10, which codes for MALQALNSPATNTAASPPSFHYKDMNFPTATVIQDSWNKGKRSKRPRTTTSTDSDITHPSEPEQPTEEEYLAFCLMLLSRGRTDTTSTAAAAAVAAQSPPLPPLHQSVSHKCSVCNKGFSSYQALGGHKASHRKNVSEDHPSTSATTTASASASSVLKPSGRTHECSVCHRTFPTGQALGGHKRRHYDGNNPGTGATASGVTTSEKTTSSTHSQPRGFDLNLPAFPEFQLGLSVDCAKKSQLFMSEQEVESPHPAKKQLLSVAVDLPNY